In the genome of Bradyrhizobium sp. CIAT3101, one region contains:
- a CDS encoding response regulator transcription factor, producing the protein MSRTSVVVADRHPLLLRGLSAVLGAESGFDIVATCSDAASCIEAIRTLAPDIALLDPTIPELVALKNSFGAAAGSRTRLVLYVPAEDRDLVLSDAFDGCSVILKEASADALVQSLRQIANGVRIVPPSSTDQIAPAAQASNSENALTVLTDRERQIIRLVSEGLSNKEIGRRLNIADGTIKVHLHHIFQKLEISNRTALAALAISQSDWGTPVKSTESE; encoded by the coding sequence ATGAGTCGTACGAGCGTAGTGGTCGCAGATCGGCATCCGCTGCTGTTGCGAGGTCTTAGCGCCGTGCTTGGTGCGGAAAGCGGCTTCGATATTGTTGCGACCTGCAGCGATGCCGCGAGCTGCATCGAGGCCATTCGAACCTTGGCTCCCGATATCGCGCTTCTCGATCCAACAATTCCCGAACTGGTCGCGTTGAAGAATTCCTTTGGCGCGGCTGCAGGCAGCCGCACACGCCTGGTGCTTTATGTCCCTGCCGAAGATCGCGATCTCGTCTTGAGCGATGCGTTCGATGGTTGCAGCGTCATTCTGAAAGAGGCCTCGGCGGACGCGCTGGTGCAGTCTTTGCGGCAAATCGCGAACGGCGTAAGAATCGTGCCGCCATCTTCGACAGATCAGATTGCGCCGGCGGCTCAGGCGTCGAATTCGGAGAATGCGCTGACCGTGCTGACGGATCGAGAGCGCCAGATCATTCGTCTGGTTTCGGAAGGACTGTCAAACAAGGAGATCGGGCGCCGCCTGAACATCGCTGACGGTACAATCAAGGTCCATCTTCACCATATCTTCCAGAAGCTCGAGATCAGCAACAGGACCGCACTCGCGGCGTTGGCCATTTCGCAGAGCGACTGGGGCACCCCGGTCAAGTCAACGGAATCCGAGTAA
- a CDS encoding alkaline phosphatase family protein, which yields MSYSSSIQTSFSGPSTTSTSPPHSGLAVGSNYVVMIDGSRIEWTNLTGGSPVLQSVYGFFSPLSPTGGLYDQRVIYDSVNQRFVVIMQYLAPGGTATNIDIAVSKDSNPNDGWYFSQLNTTVTIGGQTTGSDRPMLATDGSNVYITAPQYNLSASGYAGTENWIIGDTAGAGGGIYGGGTLSVTASEVMPSTQGIFAVASGNGKTYYASDYSSGGQIVVALQTYDKATNTFSTTSTIALGNIDQGGTYTAQQQGTTLLLDAGDKRIASMVYANGYLYAVAEMKPTGSSVPLVHWFKIDVSNPTSPSLVAQGDISGAAIGTSVATFNPSIAVDAAGDVIINFTASGPNMYPADYYVFQGGGDPVGSFSAPVLYQASTGFFNAGDGASVQRWGAYSTATVDPNNPNSFWISNEYVASGWWQTAVAQIAIQNSASGPTVSSIAASGTGITSGAGNLNAGQFVTLTVNFSAAVTVNTSGGTPTITLNDGGTASYTGGSGSNALTFSYTVAAGQNTADLIVSALNLNGATIADGSGNAANLSGATNYNPAGVLQIDTTAPTIASIVASGAAISNGGGNLSTGQVVTLTVNLSEAVTVNTSGGTPTLTLNDGGTASYTGGSGSTALTFSYTVAAGQNTADLIVSALNLNGGIINDGAGNAANLSGTVNYNPAGTLQIDTTSPTIASIAATGTGITNGTGSVSTGAVVTLTVNLSEAVTVNTTGGTPTLTLNDGGTASYTGGSGSTALTFSYTVAAGQNTADLIVSTLNLNGGIINDGAGNPANLSGAVNYNPAGTLQIDTTSPTIASIAATGTGITNGTGSVSTGQVVTLTVNLSKAVTVNTTGGTPTLTLNDGGTASYTGGSGSAALTFSYTVAAGQNTADLIVSALNLNGAAINDGAGNAANLSGAVNYNPAGTLQIDTTAPTIASIAATGTGITNGTGSVSTGAVVTLTVNLSEAVTVNTTGGTPTLTLNDGGTASYTGGSGSAALTFSYTVAAGQNTADLIVSALNLNGAAINDGAGNAANLSGAVNYNPAGTLQIDTTSPTIASIAATGTGITNGTGSVSTGAVVTLTVNLSEAVTVNTTGGTPTLTLNDGGTASYTGGSGSAALTFSYTVAAGQNTADLIVSALSLNGAIINDGAGNAANLSGAVNYNPAGTLQIDTTAPTIASIAATGTGITNGSGSVSTGQVVTLTVNLSEAVTVNTTGGTPTLTLNDGGTASYTGGSGSAALTFSYTVAAGQTTSDLAISALNLNGAVISDGAGNAANLSGATNYNPTGTLQVNVTTSSTSSIQTLFAGPSNTSSYPPHNGLAVGPNYVVMIEGSRIEWTNLTGGSPTLKSVYSFFSPLSPTGGLYDQRIAYDSVNQRFVVIMQYLAPGGTATAIDIAVSKDSNPNDGWTFSQLNTTVTINGQSTGSDRPMLAVDGSNVYITAPQYGLSASAYAGTENWIIGDTAGAGGGIYGGGTLSLTASEIMPSTQGIFAVASGNNGKTYYASDFSSGGQIVVALQTYDKATNTFSTTSTVALGNIDQGGSYTVQQQGTSLLLDAVDNRIASMVYANGYLYAVAVMKPSGSSVPLVHWFKIDVSNPGAPALAAQGDISGASLGTNVATFDPSIAVDAAGDVIINFTASGPNMYPSDYYVFQAGGGAVGSFSAPILYQASTGFFNSGDGNSTQRWGLNSSATVDPNNPNSFWISNEYVASGWWQTAVAQISIQNSTSTGPTIASIAASGAGITNGAGNLNAGKLVTLTVNFSAAVTVNTSGGTPTLTLNDGGTASYTGGSGGTALTFSYTVAAGQNTPDLVISALNLNGASITDGSGNAAYLSGASNSNPAGVLQIDTTAPTIASIVASGSGITNGGGSVSTGQVVTLTVNLSEAVTVNTTGGAPTLTLNDGATANYTGGSGSTALTFSYTVAAGQTTSDLAISALNLNGALISDSAGNAATLSGATNYNPAGILQVNPTSGVPQYSHIVVVVEENKDDDEITGNTTEAPYINSLMAGGALLTSFFAETHPSQSNYYALYAGSTFGFSDDDPHSLPDPTLYTVLQGAGLTFRGYVDQTAGGSDPNHDPWISFPEARTVQTSFSTTFPALFPNGNYSSLPTVSFVIPSIGNDMHDGTIQQGDTWLQQNLDAYAQWALANNSLLIVTWDENDNDKAPNQIPTLLYGANVVPGNYDTTYNHYNLLSTILASYGLTGPNQAATAAPIQVFGNPAAGSAPRIVSMVVSGTGITNASGDLNAGKLVTLTLNFSAAVTVNTSGGTPMLALNDGGTATYVGGSGGTALTFNYVVAAGQNTADLVVSSFNLNGAAITDGGGNAANLSGATNYNPAGTLQIDTTAPTIAINTIAGNDIVNATEASAGFTLSGTTTDAEHAQAVTVNILNSASVIVNSYTSAVSSSNTWSVAVTSAQALALADGKYTVTANVSDAAGNAAPTATRALTIDEDKGPEIPTLTISSTSLTVNAGGSVALGITATPVDADDQLSLKISGLPSYESITAPAGNTVTSSLQSDGTYTWTITEGASTTGQPLTGLTLSSSYTGTDHPVATFTVTASNTTTGETGTSAAQTMTVIDPPVDSSGGGAVSSLAGPGIGWPQGHIDRLAALMDQFAAAGFRGGPSGPIPSAFQPQPGPENQFLAAPHFHS from the coding sequence GTGAGCTACTCCTCAAGCATTCAGACATCGTTCTCCGGGCCTTCGACCACCAGTACCTCCCCGCCTCATAGCGGTCTTGCCGTCGGGTCGAACTATGTCGTGATGATCGACGGATCGAGAATCGAATGGACGAACCTGACCGGCGGATCGCCGGTTCTGCAGTCGGTCTACGGCTTCTTCTCGCCGCTATCGCCGACCGGCGGCCTCTATGATCAGCGCGTCATATACGACAGCGTCAATCAGCGTTTCGTCGTGATCATGCAGTACCTGGCGCCAGGCGGGACTGCCACGAACATCGATATCGCGGTCTCCAAGGATTCCAATCCGAACGACGGCTGGTATTTCTCGCAGCTCAATACGACCGTCACGATCGGTGGCCAGACAACCGGCTCTGATCGCCCGATGTTGGCGACCGACGGTTCGAACGTCTACATCACCGCTCCACAATACAATCTCAGTGCGTCCGGTTATGCCGGTACGGAAAACTGGATCATCGGCGATACGGCCGGTGCGGGCGGCGGGATTTACGGCGGCGGCACGTTGAGCGTGACCGCGAGCGAAGTGATGCCGTCGACCCAGGGCATCTTCGCTGTGGCGTCAGGCAACGGCAAGACTTACTACGCGAGCGACTACTCCAGCGGAGGTCAGATCGTCGTTGCCTTGCAGACCTACGACAAGGCCACCAACACGTTCAGTACGACCAGCACCATCGCGCTCGGCAATATCGACCAGGGCGGCACCTACACCGCCCAGCAGCAGGGGACGACCCTTTTGCTCGACGCCGGTGATAAGCGGATTGCCAGCATGGTCTATGCCAACGGCTATCTCTATGCCGTGGCCGAGATGAAGCCGACCGGATCCAGCGTGCCGCTAGTCCATTGGTTCAAGATCGACGTCAGCAACCCCACTTCTCCGTCCCTCGTGGCGCAGGGCGACATTTCCGGCGCCGCAATCGGCACCAGTGTGGCCACGTTCAATCCATCGATCGCGGTGGACGCGGCAGGCGATGTCATCATCAATTTCACCGCCAGCGGCCCGAACATGTATCCGGCGGACTACTATGTCTTCCAGGGCGGCGGCGATCCGGTGGGCTCGTTCAGCGCCCCGGTCCTGTATCAGGCGAGTACCGGTTTCTTCAATGCGGGTGACGGGGCCAGCGTGCAGCGCTGGGGCGCCTATTCTACGGCGACGGTCGACCCGAACAATCCGAACTCGTTCTGGATCTCGAACGAATACGTCGCCAGTGGCTGGTGGCAAACGGCGGTCGCGCAGATTGCAATCCAGAACTCCGCATCGGGCCCGACGGTTTCTTCGATCGCGGCCTCGGGCACCGGCATCACCAGCGGTGCCGGCAATCTCAACGCCGGCCAGTTCGTCACGTTGACAGTCAATTTCAGCGCGGCCGTGACGGTCAACACCAGCGGCGGCACGCCGACGATCACCCTCAATGACGGTGGTACGGCGAGCTACACCGGCGGCTCGGGGAGCAACGCGCTCACCTTCAGCTACACGGTGGCGGCGGGCCAGAACACCGCCGACCTCATCGTCTCCGCGCTCAACCTCAACGGCGCTACGATCGCTGATGGCAGCGGCAACGCCGCCAATCTCTCGGGGGCCACCAACTACAATCCAGCCGGCGTCCTGCAGATCGACACGACGGCGCCGACGATTGCCTCGATTGTGGCCTCCGGCGCCGCCATCTCCAATGGCGGCGGAAATTTGAGCACTGGCCAGGTCGTCACATTGACCGTCAACCTCAGCGAGGCGGTGACGGTCAACACCAGCGGCGGCACGCCGACGCTCACCCTCAACGACGGCGGTACGGCGAGCTACACCGGCGGCTCGGGCAGCACTGCGCTTACCTTCAGCTACACGGTGGCGGCAGGGCAGAATACCGCTGATCTCATCGTGTCCGCGCTCAACCTCAATGGCGGAATCATCAACGACGGGGCAGGCAACGCCGCCAACCTGTCGGGAACTGTGAACTACAATCCGGCCGGCACCCTGCAGATCGACACGACGTCGCCGACGATTGCCTCGATCGCCGCGACCGGGACCGGCATCACCAACGGCACCGGCAGTGTGAGCACGGGTGCGGTCGTCACCTTGACGGTCAATCTCAGCGAGGCGGTGACGGTCAACACCACGGGTGGCACGCCGACGCTCACCCTCAACGACGGCGGTACGGCGAGCTACACCGGCGGCTCGGGTAGCACTGCGCTGACCTTCAGCTACACGGTGGCGGCAGGGCAGAATACCGCTGATCTCATCGTCTCCACGCTCAACCTCAATGGCGGAATCATCAACGACGGGGCAGGCAATCCTGCGAATTTGTCGGGAGCTGTGAACTACAATCCGGCCGGCACCCTGCAGATCGACACGACGTCGCCGACGATTGCCTCGATTGCCGCGACCGGGACCGGTATCACCAACGGCACCGGCAGTGTGAGCACCGGTCAGGTCGTTACATTGACCGTCAATCTGAGCAAGGCCGTGACGGTCAACACCACCGGCGGCACGCCGACGCTCACCCTCAACGATGGCGGTACGGCGAGCTACACCGGCGGCTCGGGCAGCGCTGCGCTCACCTTCAGCTACACGGTGGCGGCAGGGCAGAACACCGCTGATCTCATCGTGTCCGCACTCAACCTCAACGGCGCGGCCATCAACGATGGGGCAGGCAACGCTGCCAACCTGTCGGGAGCTGTGAACTACAATCCGGCTGGTACCCTGCAGATCGACACGACGGCGCCGACGATTGCCTCGATTGCTGCCACCGGGACCGGCATCACCAACGGCACTGGCAGTGTGAGCACGGGTGCGGTTGTCACCTTGACGGTCAATCTCAGCGAGGCGGTGACGGTCAACACCACCGGCGGCACGCCGACGCTCACCCTCAACGATGGCGGTACGGCGAGCTACACCGGCGGCTCGGGCAGCGCTGCGCTCACCTTCAGCTACACGGTGGCGGCAGGGCAGAACACCGCTGATCTCATCGTGTCCGCACTCAACCTCAACGGCGCGGCCATCAACGATGGGGCAGGCAACGCTGCCAACCTGTCGGGAGCTGTGAACTACAATCCGGCCGGTACCCTGCAGATCGACACGACGTCGCCGACGATTGCCTCGATTGCTGCCACCGGGACCGGCATCACCAACGGCACCGGCAGTGTGAGCACGGGTGCGGTTGTCACCTTGACGGTCAATCTCAGTGAGGCGGTGACGGTCAACACCACCGGCGGCACGCCGACGCTCACCCTCAACGACGGCGGTACGGCGAGCTACACTGGCGGCTCGGGCAGCGCTGCGCTCACCTTCAGCTACACGGTGGCGGCAGGGCAGAACACCGCCGATCTCATCGTCTCCGCGCTCAGCCTCAACGGCGCAATCATCAACGATGGGGCCGGCAATGCGGCGAACCTGTCGGGAGCTGTGAACTACAATCCGGCCGGTACCCTGCAGATCGACACGACGGCACCGACGATTGCCTCGATTGCCGCGACAGGCACCGGCATCACCAACGGCAGCGGCAGTGTGAGCACCGGCCAGGTCGTCACATTGACCGTCAATCTCAGCGAGGCGGTGACGGTCAACACCACCGGCGGCACGCCGACGCTCACCCTCAACGATGGCGGCACGGCGAGCTACACTGGCGGCTCGGGCAGCGCTGCGCTCACCTTCAGCTACACGGTTGCGGCGGGGCAGACCACGTCTGATCTCGCCATCTCGGCGCTCAACCTCAACGGCGCGGTCATCAGCGACGGTGCCGGCAACGCCGCCAATCTGTCGGGGGCCACCAATTACAATCCCACCGGCACCCTGCAAGTCAACGTGACCACATCATCCACCTCGAGCATCCAGACGCTGTTCGCCGGACCATCGAATACCAGCAGCTATCCCCCGCACAACGGTCTTGCCGTTGGGCCGAACTACGTCGTGATGATCGAGGGATCGAGGATTGAATGGACGAACCTGACTGGCGGATCGCCAACCTTGAAGTCGGTCTATAGCTTCTTCTCGCCGCTATCGCCGACCGGCGGCCTCTATGATCAGCGCATCGCCTACGACAGCGTCAATCAGCGCTTTGTCGTGATCATGCAGTATCTGGCGCCGGGAGGGACCGCCACCGCCATCGATATTGCGGTCTCGAAGGATTCCAATCCGAACGACGGCTGGACCTTCTCGCAGCTCAATACGACCGTCACGATCAACGGTCAGTCGACCGGCTCAGATCGCCCGATGCTGGCGGTCGACGGTTCGAACGTCTACATCACGGCGCCACAGTACGGCCTCAGCGCGTCCGCTTACGCCGGCACTGAAAACTGGATCATCGGCGATACCGCCGGCGCGGGCGGTGGCATCTATGGCGGCGGCACGTTGAGCCTGACCGCAAGCGAAATCATGCCGTCGACCCAGGGCATCTTCGCCGTCGCATCCGGTAACAATGGCAAGACCTACTATGCGAGCGACTTCTCCAGCGGAGGTCAGATCGTCGTTGCCCTGCAGACCTACGACAAGGCCACCAATACGTTCAGCACCACCAGCACCGTCGCGCTCGGGAATATCGACCAGGGCGGCAGCTACACCGTCCAGCAGCAGGGGACAAGCCTCCTGCTCGACGCCGTCGACAACCGGATCGCCAGCATGGTCTATGCGAACGGCTATCTCTACGCCGTGGCCGTGATGAAGCCGAGCGGGTCGAGCGTGCCGCTGGTCCATTGGTTCAAGATCGACGTCAGCAATCCCGGCGCTCCGGCCCTTGCGGCGCAAGGCGACATCTCCGGCGCGTCGCTCGGAACCAACGTGGCAACGTTCGATCCATCCATCGCGGTGGACGCGGCGGGCGATGTCATCATCAATTTCACCGCCAGCGGTCCGAACATGTATCCGTCGGACTACTACGTCTTCCAGGCCGGCGGCGGTGCCGTAGGTTCGTTCAGCGCGCCGATCCTGTATCAGGCGAGCACCGGTTTCTTCAACTCGGGAGATGGAAACAGCACGCAGCGCTGGGGCCTCAATTCATCGGCCACGGTCGACCCGAACAATCCGAACTCGTTCTGGATCTCGAACGAATACGTTGCCAGTGGCTGGTGGCAGACGGCGGTCGCTCAGATCTCCATCCAGAACTCAACGTCAACCGGTCCGACGATTGCCTCAATCGCGGCTTCGGGGGCTGGGATCACCAACGGTGCCGGCAATCTCAACGCCGGCAAGCTCGTCACGCTGACAGTCAATTTCAGCGCGGCCGTGACGGTCAACACCAGCGGCGGCACGCCGACGCTCACGCTCAACGATGGCGGCACGGCGAGCTACACCGGCGGCTCGGGTGGCACTGCGCTCACCTTCAGCTACACGGTGGCGGCTGGCCAGAACACCCCCGATCTCGTCATATCGGCGCTCAACCTCAACGGCGCGAGCATCACGGATGGCAGCGGCAACGCCGCCTACCTGTCGGGCGCCTCCAACTCCAATCCGGCCGGCGTCCTGCAGATCGACACGACGGCGCCGACGATTGCATCGATTGTGGCTTCCGGCAGCGGCATCACCAACGGCGGCGGTAGTGTGAGCACCGGCCAGGTCGTTACATTGACCGTCAATCTGAGCGAGGCGGTGACGGTCAACACCACCGGCGGTGCACCGACGCTCACGCTCAACGATGGCGCCACGGCGAACTACACCGGTGGCTCGGGCAGTACTGCGCTCACCTTCAGCTACACGGTCGCCGCAGGTCAGACCACGTCCGACCTCGCTATTTCGGCACTCAACCTGAATGGCGCCCTCATCAGCGACAGTGCAGGCAACGCTGCCACCCTGTCGGGCGCCACCAACTATAATCCCGCCGGCATCCTGCAGGTCAACCCGACCAGCGGCGTTCCACAGTACAGCCACATCGTGGTCGTCGTTGAAGAGAACAAGGACGATGATGAAATCACCGGCAATACCACAGAGGCGCCCTACATCAACAGCCTCATGGCCGGTGGCGCGTTGCTTACCAGTTTCTTCGCGGAGACTCATCCGAGTCAATCGAATTACTACGCCCTCTATGCCGGTTCGACATTCGGTTTCAGCGACGACGATCCTCACAGCCTTCCGGATCCTACGCTGTACACGGTGTTGCAGGGCGCGGGCCTTACCTTCAGGGGTTATGTCGACCAGACCGCAGGGGGAAGCGACCCTAACCACGACCCTTGGATTTCATTCCCCGAGGCCCGCACGGTTCAGACGAGTTTCTCCACCACCTTTCCCGCGCTTTTTCCCAACGGCAACTATTCGAGCTTGCCGACCGTTTCGTTTGTCATTCCGAGCATCGGCAACGACATGCACGACGGGACGATCCAGCAGGGTGACACATGGCTCCAGCAAAACCTGGACGCTTATGCTCAGTGGGCGCTTGCCAATAATTCGCTTCTCATCGTGACATGGGACGAAAATGACAACGACAAAGCTCCAAATCAGATTCCAACTCTATTGTACGGTGCCAACGTCGTCCCGGGAAACTACGATACAACCTACAACCACTACAACCTTCTGAGCACGATCCTTGCGTCGTACGGCTTGACCGGCCCGAACCAGGCCGCGACAGCCGCGCCTATTCAGGTGTTCGGAAACCCCGCTGCTGGTTCCGCGCCGAGGATCGTTTCAATGGTGGTTTCTGGTACAGGAATCACCAACGCCAGCGGCGATCTCAATGCCGGCAAGCTGGTCACGCTGACGCTCAATTTCAGTGCGGCCGTAACGGTCAACACCAGTGGCGGCACGCCGATGCTCGCCCTCAACGACGGTGGCACGGCCACCTACGTTGGTGGCTCGGGCGGCACCGCACTCACCTTCAACTACGTGGTCGCGGCAGGCCAGAACACCGCCGATCTCGTCGTCTCGTCGTTCAACCTCAATGGCGCGGCCATCACCGATGGCGGCGGCAATGCCGCCAACCTGTCCGGCGCCACCAACTACAATCCCGCCGGCACCCTGCAGATCGACACGACGGCGCCGACGATCGCGATCAACACCATAGCAGGCAACGACATTGTCAACGCTACGGAAGCCTCTGCGGGCTTCACCCTCAGCGGTACAACGACTGATGCCGAGCACGCGCAGGCCGTCACCGTCAATATCCTCAACAGCGCGAGCGTGATCGTTAACTCTTATACGTCTGCGGTTAGCAGCAGCAATACATGGTCGGTCGCCGTCACGAGCGCGCAGGCCCTCGCTCTGGCTGATGGAAAGTACACCGTCACTGCCAATGTTTCGGACGCGGCGGGGAATGCGGCGCCGACCGCGACCCGTGCACTGACTATCGATGAAGACAAGGGGCCCGAGATTCCGACACTGACCATCAGCAGCACGTCGCTGACGGTCAACGCCGGAGGTTCCGTGGCGTTGGGCATCACCGCGACGCCCGTCGACGCCGACGACCAACTGTCGCTGAAGATCAGCGGCTTGCCCAGCTACGAGTCGATCACAGCGCCTGCGGGAAACACTGTCACGAGCAGCCTTCAGTCCGACGGAACCTATACCTGGACCATTACCGAGGGCGCCTCCACGACAGGCCAGCCGCTCACCGGCTTGACGTTGTCGTCGAGCTATACCGGCACCGACCATCCGGTCGCAACGTTCACGGTGACGGCGAGCAACACGACGACAGGCGAAACCGGGACCTCGGCGGCACAGACCATGACGGTGATCGATCCTCCGGTGGACTCGTCTGGTGGTGGCGCAGTGTCTTCACTGGCTGGTCCCGGCATCGGTTGGCCACAGGGGCATATTGACCGCCTTGCAGCGCTGATGGATCAATTCGCGGCGGCCGGTTTCCGCGGAGGCCCCTCTGGCCCAATCCCATCGGCGTTCCAACCGCAGCCAGGCCCGGAGAACCAGTTCCTGGCGGCGCCTCATTTCCACTCGTAA
- the glmS gene encoding glutamine--fructose-6-phosphate transaminase (isomerizing) produces MCGIIGILGRTAVSERLVDSLRRLEYRGYDSTGVATLDDGRLERRRAEGKLRNLEARLLAEPLGGDAGIGHTRWATHGKPTEHNAHPHATERVAVVHNGIIENFRKLRQALEEKGATFASDTDTEVVVHLVHSYLLMGYSPQEAVWASLPQLRGAFALVFLFNGYRDLLIGARRGSPLAVGYGKGETYLGSDAIALAPFADGISYLEDGDCVVLSREKGVIRDANGAIVAREVLKTGGASFVADKANYRHFMAKEICEQPDVVGRTLAHYVDMGAERAALPIKLPFHFSDVRRATITACGTASYAGAIAKYWIEQLARIPVDVDIASEFRYREAPLRKGDLAIFISQSGETADTLAALRHAKEKGAHTVSVVNVPTSTIARESEIVLPTLAGPEIGVASTKAFTCQLTALAAFAVAAGAARGEISASEERGLVRELIEVPRLMAAAIASEPQIEKLARTIAKTRDVLYLGRGTSYPLALEGALKLKEISYIHAEGYAAGELKHGPIALIDENMPVVVIAPFDTVFEKTVSNMQEVAARGGRIILMTDARGAAEAAVEPEATILLPDMVPTFAPIVYAVPIQLLAYHTAVIMGTDVDQPRNLAKSVTVE; encoded by the coding sequence GTGTGCGGAATCATCGGCATTCTAGGGCGAACTGCGGTCTCGGAGCGATTGGTCGATTCACTGAGGCGGCTCGAATATCGGGGGTATGACTCGACGGGCGTGGCAACTCTCGATGACGGTCGTCTCGAACGCCGCCGAGCCGAAGGCAAGCTCAGAAACCTCGAGGCGCGACTGCTGGCCGAGCCACTGGGCGGTGATGCCGGAATCGGTCACACGCGCTGGGCCACGCACGGCAAGCCGACCGAGCACAACGCCCATCCGCATGCGACCGAGCGTGTTGCTGTGGTGCACAATGGCATCATCGAGAATTTCCGGAAGCTGCGCCAGGCGCTGGAAGAGAAGGGCGCCACCTTCGCGAGCGATACGGACACGGAAGTCGTCGTACATCTCGTTCATTCGTACCTGCTGATGGGCTATTCGCCTCAGGAAGCCGTATGGGCGTCGTTGCCGCAGTTGCGCGGCGCCTTCGCGTTGGTGTTCCTTTTCAACGGATATCGCGATCTTCTGATCGGAGCACGCAGGGGTTCGCCCCTGGCGGTGGGGTACGGCAAGGGCGAGACCTATCTCGGTTCCGATGCGATTGCGCTCGCTCCCTTTGCCGACGGCATCAGCTATCTCGAGGACGGCGATTGCGTAGTGCTGTCGCGCGAGAAAGGGGTGATCCGGGACGCGAACGGCGCGATCGTTGCCCGCGAGGTGCTGAAAACGGGTGGGGCGTCGTTTGTCGCCGACAAGGCCAACTATCGCCATTTCATGGCCAAGGAGATTTGCGAGCAGCCGGACGTGGTCGGCCGCACGCTCGCGCATTATGTCGATATGGGCGCCGAGCGGGCGGCGTTGCCGATCAAGCTGCCGTTCCATTTCAGCGACGTGAGGCGCGCGACGATCACGGCCTGCGGCACCGCAAGCTATGCTGGCGCCATTGCGAAATACTGGATCGAACAGCTGGCGCGTATCCCGGTCGATGTCGATATTGCCTCCGAATTCCGCTATCGCGAAGCGCCGCTGCGCAAGGGCGATCTCGCGATCTTCATCTCGCAATCGGGCGAAACCGCCGACACGCTGGCAGCACTTCGCCACGCCAAGGAGAAAGGGGCGCACACCGTCTCGGTCGTGAACGTTCCAACGTCCACCATCGCGCGCGAGAGCGAAATCGTGCTGCCGACATTGGCTGGTCCGGAAATCGGCGTTGCCTCCACCAAGGCCTTCACGTGTCAACTGACGGCGCTCGCGGCCTTCGCGGTCGCAGCCGGAGCGGCGCGCGGCGAGATCTCAGCGAGCGAGGAGAGGGGGCTGGTCAGAGAGCTGATCGAAGTGCCGCGATTGATGGCGGCAGCTATTGCCAGCGAACCGCAGATCGAGAAGCTGGCTCGCACCATCGCGAAAACGCGGGACGTGCTTTATCTGGGCCGCGGCACCAGCTATCCGCTGGCGCTCGAAGGTGCGCTGAAGCTGAAGGAGATCTCCTACATCCACGCCGAAGGCTATGCCGCAGGCGAACTGAAGCACGGTCCGATTGCCCTGATAGATGAGAACATGCCTGTCGTGGTCATCGCGCCCTTCGACACTGTGTTCGAAAAGACCGTGTCGAACATGCAGGAGGTCGCCGCGCGCGGTGGCAGGATCATTCTGATGACGGATGCGAGGGGAGCGGCGGAGGCGGCCGTCGAGCCCGAAGCCACGATATTGCTGCCGGACATGGTGCCGACCTTCGCGCCGATCGTCTACGCCGTTCCAATCCAGTTGCTCGCCTATCATACGGCCGTGATCATGGGCACCGATGTGGACCAGCCACGCAATCTCGCGAAATCTGTGACGGTCGAATAG